The Silene latifolia isolate original U9 population chromosome Y, ASM4854445v1, whole genome shotgun sequence sequence tttATCGCTTGTTTCTCCGTCCCTGTTTTCCTCTTCTCTGCAACTAATCTTTTTTTCTTCAATTAAAGTTCTTTTCTTCATCTATAAAAGTGCGCACACATGTTTTGAGATGAAGGTAGCTCACATAACTCCATACACAACGGTTACTAAGGCTGCTCTTATCAAAtcaatatcctttttgtcccccACATCTCTCATTAAAGCATCCACCACCATCCCCACCTTCATTATGTCAAGAATGGTACTCAAATCTCCTCCTAATAACCCTTAAAAACGGTATGAGACGTCCTACCATGTCTAAAAGCATACGGACTTCTGAGAAAACCGTGTCTCATAAATCGCCTCCAAAACCATATACAAAACCTACTGAAGAATCCTACCCTTTGTAGCGAATTTAAAGGCAAATATGAGTCGGCTTCATCAGCATACACCTTCTGATATGCCAACACCCACAACTCAAATTTCCTAAGATATGTAGTCAAATTGGTCAGTCCTTTTGGGGTCTCGAAAATTCTCAATCCACATATGTGAGCAAACTACAACCCCATCTTCCTTCATCAAGCTCAGTGGGTCATCCGGGTCGGGTCTTTTCCTATCTTTTCGAAACCCCACCCCAACTGAAAGCGGCCGAAACAGCGAAAATCATTCGGATTTCGTCCCAATTGAGTCAATCATTTGCTTAAAACAAGCCTATGTTAGGAAAATAGCGCGAAATTGTTATCAATTCTGAAAATTATGCAAAGCAATCAATTATTAGACGTAGTTGGATGAGTAAAATTGGGAGGTGATTAAAATGGAAGAAATGATAATTAATGGTGAGGGAGGAAATAGAGTAAAGAATCAAGAGTTTTACAGTGGAAGAGTAGAAGAaagaataaagaaataaagaGACTTAAATTATTTAAGTAGAGAGGTTACCTGTTCTTAAGGTAGCCAGTCACCTAGGTTTAATATAGGAAGGACACTCTAGATGATACACAACAAAACAGAGATTTCAAAATGTACCATGATAAGTACTCACCCTATTGCGACGCGCTGATTGCTCCACTTGCCAAAGCATTGGTCGGCGTATTGAATGCCACCTGTGTTGGAAATTAACTTAAATTATGACAAAGGTGTTTGCATTTGCTGTATAAGCAAGCATAAATACAAGATAGGCATACCTAGAAGGAGAAGGATGAGCATTCCCAAAAAGCACCCCCCTCACAGCTACCGAAGCAGCAGCTGACTGAATTAGGTTCTCTGCTTCATAGCTTCTCGAAATTCCTCGATGGTTGGAGGAAAGAAGGCAATCCGTATCACTCAAGTAAGATGACACAACCCATGCGTCTTCAATTGCTTCTTGGCTCAAGAAATCTAACACTGCAATGCAAATATGCCCGAGATACAAGATTAACAACTGCTTtcattagaacaactaaaatTTGGGAACAAGGCTGTAATTGTAGCAAGGAAGTGTAAAGACAGAATCTGGGCATTAGTCCCGTGCTAGATACAATACCTAGTAACTACGTAGTCTCTCCGTTCATATAGGTTTGCTACTTGGCGACACAGATTCACAAGACCATGCTTATACTTATGCTTACGTGTAGGGTCTTAGAACAAAAAGTAGCAAACCCAAATAAATAGATGGAAAGATATTTAACAAGTATATACAGTCATAACTGAATGACTTGAACACATGTAGTCAGTTTGAAAGAGATGCAAATGATGGGAATTTCTTCAGCCAACGGTACCACACAATTTGCTTCTCTATAGCCATACCCAGAACTTTTATATAAAAATTGATGTTGAAAGCTGAAAAGGGAAATCGATACCCCAAGCAACCAGTAACTGATACCACTTAATCAAAGGCATCCATCTATGATGACTTTATCAGGAAAACTCTTTATTTTGATATCTAGTTCTTTTGCCCCGCGCCACATCCACTACTATATACCCTCCAGCCGAGCCAAATTCAATTACAAAATAAGAAAATGATAATTGGAAAAAAACACATGCTTAACAAAAGCTAGTCAATTGCCTTCTCAATTGTAgccaaacataaataaataagatATTTAACTTTTAAATGTGGGAAATTCAGCAAGATCAGAGGGAGGAATCATAAATCAAAGCGAAGGGGAGTATAAGGAGTGAAGCAGAAAAAAAGTTGCAGTTCAGTTGGAGGGAGAGTTCATTAATGGTTTGGATGTTGCGGAGAGGGATATACACAATCAGCGGAGAAGCATATCTGTGAGCATTATAATATGTTTTAAAGTTGATGAGAAATTTTTTATGAGATGAAGGAGCAACAGGTATGTTCTGACCATTTAAACAAACATGCAAGTATTAGGTAAAGCAAAGTGGCTaaccattttcaaacaaaaaatcaGCCACTGGTTTTGCTTGCCCATATGCTTGACTAAGAACCTTCTCTGGAGCATCCATCTTCAAAGGTAATCTGGTGAATGCTTCTTTCAAATAGAAATCTTCATCTACAATAAAACAAGTCTTCCAATTAAACTTTTTAAGCACACATCGAGCTTATGTGACAGACAAAATAACACCTGACACTTCTCTTAGAAACTATTTATTAGGTCTGCATGTGCTATAGACAATCAAGCACTTAAACAAATACAATACAAATACAATAAAAGTGCTAATGAACAACAGGCTTTAAATTGTAAGTAAGGTTTCCATTGCCACCAAAAGACGTTAAAACTTGAGAGAAATAAGTGGAAAAGAACGAAACTGATGAGATGCTAATGAACAAGGTTTCCATTGCCCACTGGAAATGATACGCAAAAGACCATAAGGACTTgacaaatacaataattacatgcTAACGAACAACAAACTCTAAATTGAGAAGTGAGATATCCATTGCCACCATAGGacattaaaatttgagaaaaataagtGGAAGACAATGAAACTGATAAGAAGCTGCTATACTTCATATAGGAGAAAACTGATTTCTGGAATTGAATTCTGCaggaaaaaggaaaaataagGGAAAAACGCAAAAGAAGATGGAAAAATATAAGCTACAACCCCCATAAGGCCATAACCCACAGGCTAGGTTAAAACACATCAATCACTCCCTGGCACACCTTACTGCATACCTCATTTTTTCATATTATTGCTTCTGAATTGTCAAAGTTACATGTACATGGGAAAAGTGGGAATAATAGTTTTTTTCCTTTTTGGGAGGTTTGTTTGGAAGAAAAGAAGAGATTCAAACTAGAGCCGGAAAACAACATTTATAACTAATGTATGTGAAAGCTTTACCCAAAGCAATAGTATTAATAATCATGATAAATACATAAACTCTGACAGCTACACTGTTAGTGATACTTACTGCATTCCATGGTACAATCAGTCTCCCTTTTGTTGTGCAAAACCTTCCCAAGGGCATGAAATAAAGATAGTGTTTGATCTCTGCTTAATCTGGATGATAAATCAGCATCCTCTTGAACAGGATCAAGCCCACTAGCTTCAGAGTCGCATTTGTCAGAAAACAAAAGCCCCCTTCTTTGTTGTTTCAGAGAAAAGTACTGTAAAGTCATGATAGCCTGTCTAATATCTCCTCCACTTGCATTAGCTATTGAATCTATTTGCTCACTATCTGCGCTGCATTTTTCTTGCATACATATTCTGGAAAGTGCCTTTTTAAGAGAATTAACTGTTACTGGATTGAAAGACACCTGAAAAAATTCAGTGAACAAGCTCGCAAAATTTTAACAAGTTCAAGTTCAAGGCATCTAAATGGTAAAGAAAAATATCTTTCAGGAATGGTGACCTTACAAGCTCCAGCACTCTCTACTGCTGATGAAACTTCATCCCAGTAACGCATGCTTACATCAGCCGAGTCAGCACCACTGTACTCAGTTATACATATCACTGTGGGTATCTGAACAGACCTAACAAGAAGTTCCAAGCACCTCTGAAGTCTTCCTTGAGCAACTTTTCCATTGGCTAAAGGCAGATCTTCAATCAAGAGTACCATAGACGGTCTTGACCCTTCCAAACATGATGAAAACAGTCCATATTTTCTTACACGTTCCACAAAATTCTCAAACTCATCCAGCTTCGATATGTACCGTAGTCCTTGACATTAGTAATATGGCTCACTAAGAAAGTATGATAAAATGATAAATAGAAGTAGCAGGCAGGTTTATTAAAATCCAGAACTTAAAGGTAAAGAATATAAACTACCCTATGTTTAGTTTTTTAAATGAACTGCTTTATTCCTTATTTGTTCAAATCAATGAAATATAGGATTTAGCTTCGCAGAGTCTTGCTTACATCATATATAGAAACAAACTTTATTTTTCAACTTACATACAGTTATTATTGCCTCGGATGTTTTGCACGAATAAATTACTTAAACACTTCACCCACGTATTATAGTTAGCAAAATTCCTGCATCTCAATCTAATCCAAATAATACAGTACCACTTGTGACAGGTCTCTCAACAccaatacaacaacattaccacAGTACAGTCTTTTCCTCAAGGGTCTTGCAAGCAGTGGGATAAGGGGGGGAGGTCGAATGTACGCAGTTTGCAACCCTATCCTTGCAGGTGAACACACATAAGTTGCTTACATAAAACCCATAATGAAAATTGCATCAAACCCAACAACAAACATCCAACATATATTCCATTTGATAGAGGACAAACTTGCAGCAAAAGTACCTGCATTCGAGTTATGAACATGTTCTTGCCAAAGTGTTGGAGTAGGTGTATTCCACTCGCAAATTTCTGCTCCAACATGAGAAGCAACAGCGCGTATAGTTGCCTACAAGCAAACTTCACCACTAATTAGAAAAGCCAAAGACCAATTTGACATTGAATACTATTGCATACGAAACGACTAGATCAAAATAACTAGATAATGAATGAATTGCTTGATTGATGCTGGATAAGCACAACACATATGAAGTGATACAGTCATGAGATCAAAGTGGAACATACAGATTTTCCAATCCCAGCTTGGCCAGTGATGAGAAGAGCATAATTTTGGCACTCCTACAACATAGGCAAATCAAATAACCGTCAATAAGTTTGTTCGTCTTTGTCTCTATACAGTAATGACGTACTACACTTGCCAAACACTACACACCTTTGAATTGTTCAGTCTGCCTTCAAGCCATACCTTAACTTCTTCCACCTGCCAATGTAGCGCAATTGCGTCACGCAACAGAAACCAACTATACTACTATAAATCAAAAATTGAACCAAAAGAATTAGTGCATAAGGTGTACTTTCTTCTTATGAACGGCAAGCTCATCCACAGAACGAGGCCTATATTTATCAACCCATGATTCCGCTCCATCAGCCTTCTTACAACCTGATTCAAATTCCATCCCATATGTCAGAAGACAGGACACTCCCAAACTCACAGAACCACCACAAAACAAACAATTATATACACATCACTTGTCGATGTACCATCTTAAATCGTTTTACTGACTGACATTGTATCATCATACATAAATAACAATGAATATCAAAGTTCATAATCTAGTTCCAATCGAATTTTAGTCAAATGCCTATGTTAATCATACTATGCTGTATTTAAATCAAACGTATGGAATTTGGCTTGAACGGGAGAGAgtatacaactaaataaaaccgGAAAGTATAACGGAAGTAGACGAAACATATTGCGTTGGTTACGGCGTACCAGTAAATACCTTAAACCCAGCAAAACCTTCAGCGAAATCTTCAGATAAGAATTTAAGCTGCAAATCAACGCATTCAATCATTCAAACATTAAACCAACAATAACACAACTAATTCAACATTTATAAGAGTAATTAAGTAAGAATTTCAAAATTACATCAACAAATGTGGAAAACAATTCGACAGAAGAGCGGAGCGATTGACTAATTCGCGGCTTCTTCTTGTTCGTCGACTTAGCTGTGGAGGTTTTCGGTTTTGGTTTCGAATTCGATGATTTAGGAATTGAATTGCAACGATTAGACTTAGAATTTGAGCGAAGCGAGCGAGTGTTTTTGACATTGTCGTCCCCATCGTCGTCGGAAGATAGAATTACAATAGCGTTGCTTCGTTTCTtcatttcgaaaccctaatttgattTCAAATTTGGCGCCAGTGAGTCGAAATTAGGGGAAATtgtgaaaccctaatttgattATCGAGTAATGGAGTATGGAAAGTAGAGTGATTGTGGACTTGTGGGAGGGGAGTTTGTGAGCAAGTGTGTGGAAAAAGCGCGGATTTTATTAATGATGTTGCACACGGCTGAGTTCATATATAGATCATGTCTTGGTGTGCGGtagctaaattttgacggttcGAGATTAAAAGGTAATAAAGCTATTTAGGATATTGTATAAGAGATTATAATGGTAAAGTTCTTGTATTAGGAAAAAGTGCGGatctaatagtattcttgttgcgaaagctctcgctttaaaagaaagTGTTTTAGCCGCTAAACagttaggaatctcaaagttaattgtggagggcgataatttatgtgttattaactcacttcgtaatacttggcaaattccttgggaaatctctagtattatcaaggatgtgaaattagacctttatttgttcgatgaagtgataattaaacattgctttcgtaaagccaacaaggttgctgacttcatggcttctattggacattcatgtccaactctttcgaggtggtttgaaagccggtggcttcaacttacctcactcattcgaaaggatgagataggttggtcctactctagataatcaacctagttttcttagtttatcaaaaaaacaaaaaaaaaatgtatcggTGTACGGTCGTACGGAGGGAGCCTCCAAAAGGGATCCGAGTTTCCGACTCGGTAAGGGTATGATTATTTATGAGACTCACTTAAGTCTTAAGAATATATCACACCAACTTTTTACTAACTTTTATTATCTCTTTATTGTTTAGACTTGTCTCAGACTCACCCCATACTCTATGCATTATGCGTCAAACTCACCTTAAACTCTACTTTTTCCACTTCACTTGAAAAAGTGAGAGGTTTAAGAAAAAGGGATTATTCTGTATAGTACCCCTGTGTTTTTGCAATTTCTACATGATACCCCTACACTTTTCGAAATATATATGATACCCCTAACTTTAATCATTAATCATCGACTTAGCCCTAAACTTTTATTCCGTTAACTAATGACATGGCTGCTTATTTGACCTTTCTTTTGATTTAATCACATAATTAGCCTTTAATATTATTAACTTAGCTTAAAACTAACATAACCCACCCATAACCTGTAATACTACGCATTTCTGCACTATGACACACGGTCGAGTATAgggctcactcgaccgagtgagtcgtACGCATTTCTTCTTGTTGATCGCGTAGTAAGTCTTGACCTTTAATCCTTATTCATTTTATGATTTGTTTAACCCTAATTTGGGTTgattgggggagtttgatagcaATTGTTTATATAAATTGTTGTAGTAATTGCAATCGTATTGTTCTTATAGGTGAcgacttcgtagaggagcaatTCTAGTGCTTTGCGTGTTCTCGGATTTTGCAAacaaggtagagtttccctactcagtatgaTTATATGGTTAAGTGTGAGACGGTTGTGATAATGTGTTTATATTATTGTGTAATTTATATTATTGTGATTATTGTTGAGTTGTCGATGGTGATGAAATTGTGGTTGAGATTCTGAAGCCATGTCGGGAGATGGACTTCACCCTCATATTGCCTCTTGTGACTCCCGTCAcaaaggagatgtgcacattaaggatctGGATTCGCTCGTTGCGATAAGCGGAGCTTTTGGTGTCCAGTGTTGCGGTCTGGCATCGACAGGGGttggttacctgttgcgatgggaaccAGTGGTGTCTGCGTTGCGGTTTAGACACAGGTTACTACGGAGTTTTGGGTAATGGAGTTGTATTGGTTTGTTCGTATGAAATATATGTGGTTGTGTATTTCTTATGATTAGTTGTATAATTGTACTGACCTTCGtatgttttcaaaactatggTGACCCATTTGATATTTCCGACAAATGGGGAGCAATGAGTCTAGCAGGTATTGATGATTGAGCTTGTATGCGAGATTGGATGGGACACCTGACGAGTCATTTGTTTATAGCTTCCGCTGAGACTAGCAGACAGTTGTTTCATTTGGATttttgagttgtatttcattttggAGTTTGGATTTTGTAAACGTATTAAAATTGCTATTTTAATAAATTTTCTTGGATGGCCAATTTGATATGTGCTACCTCGGGTAAcggagatggtaacgcccttatttaCTAAGGAAAGCCTCGCTAAAGGCTCTTtggtaaatgagggtgttacgaagtggtatcagagacaggttttggaacctaaaaccaatgaattaaatgaatgtagggtgtctaataaaatgatTCTGGGTAGCGATTGTTATGAGCTACCGCAAAGATTTGGAAGACGTCCCGAAATCGCACCATGGCCCTTATAATCTCGAGCCGGTAACCACGGGGATGTGAGATGGGATCGAATGTATACTATGTGATACATTTTATAGAATTTGTATAATGTGTAAATTTTATGGATGGATGAGATATGTACGGGGTGATATTATAATACCCACACTGTTTAAGGACTCTTTTGACTGACCCTTTGACCAGGAAAGACTTTAGGGAGAGATAGGTGAGAGACTAGGTTAGGGTAGGTGCCTTACAATggtgtttactcgacctagcggggactactcggtcgagtagtgtgtatactagaccgagtagagcctactcggccgagtatggtagtactcgaccgagtatggctgctgttgacgcgtCGATATAAAAACGCGAGTTCGCaggtttcatttcatttctcatttttgACAGTTTCTCTTCCTataaccctagcctacctctctctcacctatcacccctACCTCCATACACTCTCTTATATGTAGCCTACACCTtaaccatgggaaggacgggattgGCATAGGAAGGTTGTGTGCGTGGTCGTCGTCCGTGTCACCGTCGGTCCGCGTTATTAGGTAAGTCGCTGTTTTATTATCTCCTTCAGTAGATTGTTGGGAGTAGTTGTATAATAGGATGTGGTCATCATTGTAGGATGCATCTCGAAATCTTGCTTGGCTGTTTGTGGATGCACTTTCATGGTTggtgataaggtagggttttcccttctcagttactgttaattgatttaagaatgtgattgtattgtgtatgactATTTTCTGCtcatcatcggagtgttggtgcggTGGTGGTAGTTGTGATGATGTTGTGATGGTTATGGTGGATTCACTtgcggagtggcttcacgccctagttcgccctccgtggaacccgtcacgggaggggatgtgcacattaagggacaaggttatcgctcgttgatgagcgggattttggtggggattggctgcggtcccccactggcggcgtgggctaCCTGTTGTGATGGATAGTCTGGCAGGGccacacacttcggtgtgtagtcggttactgtatgagatcgggagaccggagatggtggatgatcagctggttatttatcgtacttgtcttattttaattgttcagtaactgaccccgtgttatgtttttaaaactgtggtgatccatttggggatggtgagcagttggcttagtaGGTACCGTTGGTTTGTCACTGTTGGCCATGgaggggatcgagtcatcacgctaccggctTAGATGTTCTGATGTACGGGTTCTATAGTAGTCATAGCTATCACTTGTATCCAGTTGTGTATCGTGGTTATAAAGTGTTAAAGaaattaattataaatgttcttttattgtctatttgatctactacctcgggtgaccgagatggtaacatcttcatacactgggatggtccttggtaaggcgtcctggtgtgcggaggtgttacaaagtggtatcagagccgacgattttggaacctgaaccaattaaccaaatgaatatagggtgtcaaattaaaatgaacctggtgtatgtgcgttgggagccccagccgatgctagattttgggtgagtaggcgccctcatttcaaaatcacggccccattatgcttaagccagccactggGAAAGGGTAGTCGATAGGAGTAGTTGCTTGAAGAGTGTTTGCTAAGTATGTTTGCTAATCGTATCACATGTGCCAGTGTGAGTCTTGCATACAGTGACTATGGTAGTGATGAAGTTTTGTATTGGTTGGAATGGTTGCAGATTTGTGATTAAAAATTATGATTGATGAAATGTGGAACCCTTTTTGTGTATGGCAAGGTTAAGTTGAATGACCTGTTTGGTAATTGGGGCATCATACGATGGTTAATGTTACATGAATGTCTTGATTAGTGGGAGTATAGGATGAATTGTGGGAATTGTGATGTTGTAGCATTATAAACTGACCTATGCAGGTATGTAGCTAGTTTTGGACATGTGTTTGGACTGTGACATAATTGTTACTGTAGTTGAGGTAAGGAACGTAGGTGGAACGCTGATTGATTAGGTAATGGTTATGTATAATTCGTGTACGATACgtgtttatgtggtagaaatAAGTTTTGACGATGACAAGCCcgattgcacggaactccgaacatTGTTACTTGTTTTGCAGGCTCAATAATTCTGAAATTCCGTTCCTGTTCtattacactcgaccgagtatagaagcatactcgaccgagtaagtcacactcggccgagtatactagcactcgaccgagtgcccattTTTTCAGATTACGAATCGCTAATGATCtcgaacactcgaccgagtattcagatgactcgaccgagtagtccatactcggccaagtatgcccaatactcgaccgagtacggttTTATCGTGACTCAGCCGGGTTGTTCTAAAAACCCTATATCCCTCCTTTCTTTCTCATTTCCGTCCCCAACTTCCTCTTCTTTCCTCCTCTAAAACTCCATATCACTTCTCTCTCAAACCTTTGGGTGATTTCTTGGTGGTTGTTTGTGGATTTTTCCCTCTTTACTTGCCAAAACTTCCTTCAAGGtaaggttttaaattaatttCTTTCATTTGTTCTTAAAGTTATGGTATGCCCTTGCTCAAACATCGAATCCCTATCATGTGTAACTGAAACTAGGTTTCTTCCTCTGATAATCTGAATTTAAATGCTTATAAACATCGTCTTTGCCGTCACTAGAGCAATTTCATGATTCAAATCACTTCTTATGTGATACAAAGCTTTCTAGGGTTTTGCCTAGGTCGAATTTTTGGTCTTTCTATGGTTTTAAGATACTCTTTCAAGGATCTTTGATGAGTAACATGActcttttgattaaaataccttgtgttttgtgagaaaaatttcgtcttaaaagttCGTCTCAAAAATTGTATACATTCCGAAAAACAGTCCATCTATGGCTATTTTCTAGTTAGAATATCCTTGTTAAAACCTATCTTCTTGCAGTATGCTGAAAACAAGGGCCAATGAAAACAAGAGGACCCGTGCCAACGTTCAAGTT is a genomic window containing:
- the LOC141626360 gene encoding cell cycle checkpoint protein RAD17-like isoform X2, coding for MKKRSNAIVILSSDDDGDDNVKNTRSLRSNSKSNRCNSIPKSSNSKPKPKTSTAKSTNKKKPRISQSLRSSVELFSTFVDLKFLSEDFAEGFAGFKVFTGCKKADGAESWVDKYRPRSVDELAVHKKKVEEVKVWLEGRLNNSKECQNYALLITGQAGIGKSATIRAVASHVGAEICEWNTPTPTLWQEHVHNSNAGSRPSMVLLIEDLPLANGKVAQGRLQRCLELLVRSVQIPTVICITEYSGADSADVSMRYWDEVSSAVESAGACKVSFNPVTVNSLKKALSRICMQEKCSADSEQIDSIANASGGDIRQAIMTLQYFSLKQQRRGLLFSDKCDSEASGLDPVQEDADLSSRLSRDQTLSLFHALGKVLHNKRETDCTMECNEDFYLKEAFTRLPLKMDAPEKVLSQAYGQAKPVADFLFENVLDFLSQEAIEDAWVVSSYLSDTDCLLSSNHRGISRSYEAENLIQSAAASVAVRGVLFGNAHPSPSRWHSIRRPMLWQVEQSARRNRHPIERQGVECFYGQSLSNLSVVCTEYKPALKWLGSAAFLCNNSVQDDEKDLTNAIDRSTEFSDDDEIEDC
- the LOC141626360 gene encoding cell cycle checkpoint protein RAD17-like isoform X1; this translates as MKKRSNAIVILSSDDDGDDNVKNTRSLRSNSKSNRCNSIPKSSNSKPKPKTSTAKSTNKKKPRISQSLRSSVELFSTFVDLKFLSEDFAEGFAGFKVFTGCKKADGAESWVDKYRPRSVDELAVHKKKVEEVKVWLEGRLNNSKECQNYALLITGQAGIGKSATIRAVASHVGAEICEWNTPTPTLWQEHVHNSNAGLRYISKLDEFENFVERVRKYGLFSSCLEGSRPSMVLLIEDLPLANGKVAQGRLQRCLELLVRSVQIPTVICITEYSGADSADVSMRYWDEVSSAVESAGACKVSFNPVTVNSLKKALSRICMQEKCSADSEQIDSIANASGGDIRQAIMTLQYFSLKQQRRGLLFSDKCDSEASGLDPVQEDADLSSRLSRDQTLSLFHALGKVLHNKRETDCTMECNEDFYLKEAFTRLPLKMDAPEKVLSQAYGQAKPVADFLFENVLDFLSQEAIEDAWVVSSYLSDTDCLLSSNHRGISRSYEAENLIQSAAASVAVRGVLFGNAHPSPSRWHSIRRPMLWQVEQSARRNRHPIERQGVECFYGQSLSNLSVVCTEYKPALKWLGSAAFLCNNSVQDDEKDLTNAIDRSTEFSDDDEIEDC